One segment of Mycobacterium spongiae DNA contains the following:
- a CDS encoding helix-turn-helix transcriptional regulator: MSAGNAVREWRTRRRISQMDLAHQVGVSPRHISFVETGRANASRNLLLGIGESLDLPLGARNQLLLAGGYAPAFTEHTLDAERMRPVKAAVDAVLCGHAPYPALVTDACWNLVAANVGCVVLVEGVDPELVSGSINVMRLCLHPRGLAPRLLNYAEVRGAILRRIRRQADVTAAPDICQLYEEVSGFPAPVAELSEAESQLYVPFRLAGLDGVELRFVNTIATFGGPLDVGVESLAMESFFPADTATADHLHRLDSGRRLRAVADDYPQLLDFISGQ; this comes from the coding sequence ATGTCCGCGGGAAACGCTGTGCGGGAGTGGCGCACTCGTCGGCGCATAAGCCAAATGGACCTGGCGCACCAAGTCGGTGTGTCGCCGCGGCACATCAGCTTCGTGGAGACTGGCCGGGCGAATGCAAGCCGGAACCTGCTACTCGGAATCGGCGAGTCGCTTGACCTTCCGCTGGGCGCACGCAACCAATTGCTGCTCGCCGGCGGCTACGCGCCCGCCTTTACTGAGCACACCCTGGATGCTGAGCGGATGCGGCCGGTCAAGGCGGCCGTCGACGCCGTACTCTGCGGGCACGCGCCGTATCCGGCTCTCGTCACCGACGCATGCTGGAATCTGGTTGCCGCCAACGTGGGCTGTGTCGTGTTGGTCGAGGGCGTCGATCCGGAGCTGGTGTCTGGGTCGATCAACGTGATGAGGTTGTGCTTGCACCCAAGGGGATTGGCCCCACGGCTGCTCAACTATGCGGAGGTGCGCGGGGCGATACTGCGCCGTATCCGTCGCCAGGCGGACGTCACGGCTGCCCCCGATATCTGTCAACTCTACGAGGAAGTGTCGGGCTTTCCAGCACCCGTGGCTGAGCTGAGCGAGGCGGAATCCCAGCTGTACGTACCGTTTCGACTGGCCGGCCTCGACGGGGTCGAACTGCGATTCGTCAACACGATTGCGACGTTCGGCGGCCCGCTCGACGTCGGCGTGGAGAGCCTGGCCATGGAGTCATTCTTTCCTGCGGACACCGCCACGGCTGATCACCTGCACCGCCTGGACAGCGGTCGGCGGCTGCGTGCCGTCGCCGACGACTATCCGCAACTGCTCGACTTCATCAGCGGCCAGTAG
- the sodC gene encoding superoxide dismutase[Cu-Zn] produces the protein MPTLAGHRTVAATMSALSVSLLAACAALVSACTPNQPPATTPGTTPAVWTGSPPPAESSGQGEESASAQTITTQLTAPDGTGVATATFEFSSDYATVTIKTIGTGQLSPGFHGVHIHEVGKCEPNSVAPAGGAPGNFLSAGGHFHLPGYTATPSNGDLSSLQVRKDGSGMLVTTTDAFTMDDLVTGDKTAIIIHADADNFANIPPERYAQVTTGTLGPDAITTATGDAGKRVACGVIGSS, from the coding sequence ATGCCTACGCTCGCCGGTCACCGCACTGTTGCCGCCACCATGTCCGCACTGTCTGTGTCGCTGCTGGCCGCTTGCGCCGCGCTGGTGAGTGCATGCACGCCGAACCAACCACCCGCTACGACGCCCGGGACCACGCCGGCCGTGTGGACGGGGTCACCTCCGCCGGCGGAGAGCTCAGGCCAGGGCGAGGAGTCGGCCTCGGCGCAGACCATTACCACCCAACTGACGGCCCCCGACGGCACTGGGGTTGCGACGGCAACGTTCGAGTTCAGCAGCGACTATGCCACCGTCACGATCAAGACGATCGGCACCGGCCAGCTCTCGCCCGGCTTCCACGGCGTCCACATTCACGAGGTGGGCAAGTGCGAGCCGAACTCGGTCGCCCCTGCCGGTGGCGCGCCCGGCAACTTCCTGTCCGCGGGCGGCCACTTCCACCTGCCTGGGTACACGGCCACTCCGTCTAACGGTGACCTGAGTTCGCTACAGGTACGCAAAGACGGCTCGGGGATGCTCGTGACCACTACGGACGCTTTCACCATGGACGACCTGGTGACCGGCGACAAGACCGCGATCATCATTCACGCGGATGCCGACAACTTCGCCAACATCCCGCCGGAGCGCTACGCCCAGGTCACCACCGGGACACTGGGTCCCGACGCGATCACGACGGCCACCGGTGACGCGGGCAAGCGGGTGGCGTGCGGTGTCATCGGTTCCAGTTAG
- a CDS encoding Rv1535 domain-containing protein: protein MPRTDAQADPLVSSIAVLLSVPLRELYALLWRVGVVEVRGTDPARRPQAMTLSSSAGRGLMCPDPSAHEPDWRRSQQSGLLGPAPGHPVRGGCSRAAG from the coding sequence ATGCCGAGGACCGACGCCCAGGCCGATCCCCTAGTTTCGTCGATTGCTGTGTTGCTAAGCGTGCCGTTGCGGGAACTGTATGCGCTGCTGTGGCGCGTCGGCGTTGTCGAGGTCCGGGGCACGGATCCGGCGCGGCGCCCCCAGGCTATGACATTGTCGTCTTCGGCGGGTCGGGGTTTGATGTGTCCCGACCCGTCAGCGCACGAGCCGGACTGGCGACGGTCGCAGCAGTCGGGGCTGTTAGGTCCTGCGCCCGGCCATCCGGTTCGAGGGGGTTGCAGCCGAGCAGCTGGCTGA
- a CDS encoding DUF3263 domain-containing protein encodes MDSAMARANRSGDDSEVADGLTRREHDILAFERQWWKFAGAKEDAIKELFSMSATRYYQVLNALVDRPEALAADPMLVKRLRRLRASRQKARAARRLGFEVT; translated from the coding sequence ATGGACAGCGCCATGGCGCGGGCAAATCGGTCGGGGGACGACAGTGAAGTCGCCGACGGGCTGACCCGTCGCGAACACGACATCCTGGCATTCGAGCGTCAGTGGTGGAAGTTTGCCGGGGCCAAGGAAGACGCAATCAAAGAGTTGTTCTCGATGTCCGCGACGCGCTACTACCAAGTGCTCAATGCGCTGGTGGATCGTCCCGAGGCGCTGGCGGCGGACCCGATGTTGGTGAAGCGGTTGCGGCGGCTGCGTGCCAGCCGTCAGAAGGCTCGGGCTGCGCGGCGCCTGGGTTTCGAGGTGACCTGA
- the thiD gene encoding bifunctional hydroxymethylpyrimidine kinase/phosphomethylpyrimidine kinase, with protein MKYLPLAPPGATPLRVLTIAGSDSGGGAGIQADLRTIALLGVHACVAVTAVTVQNTLGVKSISEIPADAVAGQMEAVATDIGIQAAKTGMLASASIVATLAETWRRLDLTIPLVVDPVCTSMHGDALLTPGALDSLRTQLFPLATLVTPNLDEVRLLVDIEVVDSTSQRAAAKALHALGPRWVLVKGGHLRSSPTSCDLLYGGSSESADSYEFEAQRLPTRNDHGGGDTLAAAAACAMAHGFTVPEAVEFGKHWVTECLRAAYPLGSGHGPVSPLFRLS; from the coding sequence GTGAAGTATCTGCCGCTGGCGCCGCCGGGGGCGACGCCGCTGCGAGTGCTGACCATCGCCGGGTCGGACTCCGGCGGCGGCGCCGGCATCCAGGCAGATTTGCGCACGATCGCTTTGCTCGGTGTGCACGCTTGCGTCGCGGTTACCGCGGTCACCGTGCAGAACACGCTGGGAGTCAAGAGCATTAGCGAGATCCCTGCGGACGCCGTAGCAGGCCAGATGGAGGCGGTAGCCACCGATATCGGCATTCAGGCCGCCAAAACGGGGATGCTGGCATCGGCCAGCATCGTCGCCACACTCGCCGAAACCTGGCGCCGTCTTGACCTGACGATCCCGCTTGTCGTCGACCCGGTGTGTACGTCCATGCATGGAGACGCCTTGTTGACGCCCGGGGCACTGGATTCGCTTCGAACTCAACTGTTCCCGTTGGCCACGCTGGTGACACCGAATCTGGACGAGGTGCGCCTGCTGGTGGATATCGAGGTGGTCGACTCGACATCGCAGCGCGCGGCCGCCAAGGCGCTCCATGCGCTGGGCCCACGGTGGGTGCTGGTCAAGGGTGGACACCTGCGGTCGTCGCCGACCAGTTGCGACCTGCTCTATGGTGGCTCTTCTGAAAGCGCGGACTCCTACGAATTCGAGGCGCAGCGTCTGCCCACCCGAAACGACCATGGCGGTGGTGACACGCTGGCAGCCGCAGCCGCATGCGCGATGGCACATGGGTTTACCGTGCCCGAGGCGGTCGAGTTCGGGAAGCACTGGGTCACCGAATGTCTGCGCGCCGCGTACCCGCTGGGCAGCGGCCACGGCCCCGTCTCGCCCCTCTTCCGCCTGTCATGA
- a CDS encoding exodeoxyribonuclease III has product MRLATWNVNSIRTRLDRVRDWLVRAEVDVLAIQETKCSDSQFPSLPFFELGYEVAHVGFDQWNGVAIASRIGLDDVQYGFEGQPDWSGKPPAAARAEARALGATCGGVRVWSLYVPNGRNLEDPHYTYKLDWLAALHDTATGWLQHEPTAPIALAGDWNIAPTDEDVWSTEFFAGCTHVSEPERKAFNAILDAQFTDVVRPFAPGPGVYTYWDYTQLRFPKKQGMRIDFILASPALANRVVDAQIVREERKGKAPSDHAPVFVDVSDGHDD; this is encoded by the coding sequence ATGCGCCTAGCCACCTGGAACGTCAATTCGATTCGCACCCGCCTGGACCGGGTCCGCGACTGGCTGGTCCGGGCCGAAGTCGATGTGCTGGCCATCCAAGAGACGAAGTGTTCGGACAGCCAATTTCCGAGCTTGCCATTTTTTGAACTCGGTTATGAGGTCGCCCACGTCGGCTTCGATCAGTGGAACGGGGTCGCGATCGCGTCTCGAATAGGCCTCGACGATGTGCAGTATGGGTTCGAGGGCCAACCCGACTGGAGTGGCAAGCCGCCGGCCGCCGCCAGAGCGGAGGCGCGCGCCCTCGGCGCGACTTGCGGCGGGGTTCGGGTGTGGAGCCTGTACGTGCCCAATGGCCGCAACTTGGAGGACCCCCACTACACGTACAAGCTGGATTGGCTTGCCGCGCTGCATGATACGGCTACAGGTTGGCTGCAGCACGAGCCCACAGCTCCGATCGCACTGGCTGGCGACTGGAATATCGCCCCCACAGACGAGGACGTCTGGAGTACCGAATTCTTCGCCGGCTGCACACATGTTTCCGAGCCGGAACGCAAGGCCTTCAACGCCATTCTTGACGCCCAATTTACCGACGTGGTAAGGCCTTTCGCCCCAGGGCCGGGGGTTTACACCTACTGGGACTACACCCAGCTGCGGTTTCCGAAGAAGCAAGGCATGCGCATCGACTTCATCCTCGCCTCGCCGGCATTGGCCAACCGGGTAGTCGATGCACAGATCGTCCGCGAGGAGCGCAAGGGCAAGGCGCCCAGCGATCACGCGCCGGTGTTCGTCGACGTGTCCGATGGCCATGATGACTGA
- a CDS encoding N-acetylglutamate synthase, CG3035 family — MVMWPALGTRVTVRYRRPAGSVPPLTDAVGHLLAVSPTVRVRTKNGAIVEFAPGDAVALRELTDVVVRTSEIRGLERAAAAAWPGIEQAWQNGWLLRAGRGASLGANSAVPLDISADISTIPAIISWYTHRNLTPRLAVPERLLPPPAGLASEWTERILVRDLGAVESDQSIVVSARPDDVWLRAYRAGERRHLPPVPVDVLTAVIDGELAFGRDEDVPGGGVARAAVTDAPDGTRWVGLSAFSAADHRDTAGAQRRLCESLLRWGADHGASRGYMRVGEHDAAARALGESLGFRTHHRCRYFPAHQEPGLPSSHA, encoded by the coding sequence ATGGTCATGTGGCCGGCCCTAGGGACACGGGTGACTGTGCGGTACCGCCGGCCCGCCGGATCTGTGCCGCCGCTGACCGATGCCGTCGGCCACCTACTGGCCGTCAGTCCGACCGTGCGCGTCCGAACCAAGAACGGCGCGATCGTCGAGTTCGCCCCCGGGGACGCGGTAGCGCTGCGGGAATTGACCGACGTTGTGGTGCGCACGTCCGAGATCCGCGGACTGGAGCGCGCCGCTGCCGCCGCCTGGCCCGGTATTGAACAAGCCTGGCAGAACGGCTGGCTGCTGCGGGCCGGACGCGGAGCCTCGCTGGGCGCAAATTCAGCAGTCCCGCTGGACATTTCGGCTGATATCAGCACCATTCCCGCAATCATCTCCTGGTACACGCACCGGAATCTGACGCCGCGCCTGGCCGTGCCGGAACGACTCCTGCCGCCGCCTGCCGGCCTGGCAAGCGAATGGACGGAACGAATCCTGGTGCGCGACCTCGGCGCCGTCGAATCCGACCAATCCATCGTCGTCTCCGCCCGCCCCGATGATGTGTGGCTGCGCGCGTACCGTGCGGGCGAGCGCCGGCACCTACCACCTGTACCCGTGGACGTGCTTACCGCAGTCATCGACGGCGAGCTCGCATTCGGCCGCGACGAGGATGTCCCGGGCGGCGGCGTCGCTCGCGCGGCGGTGACCGACGCGCCGGACGGCACCCGATGGGTAGGCCTTTCGGCATTCTCCGCGGCAGACCACCGCGACACCGCCGGTGCGCAACGCCGGCTGTGCGAATCGCTCCTGCGCTGGGGCGCGGACCACGGTGCCAGCCGTGGGTATATGCGGGTGGGCGAGCACGACGCCGCTGCGCGCGCCCTCGGCGAGTCTCTGGGTTTCCGGACGCACCACCGCTGCCGCTACTTCCCGGCCCACCAAGAGCCTGGGCTACCGTCTAGCCATGCCTGA
- a CDS encoding LON peptidase substrate-binding domain-containing protein — MAPEPVELAIFPLESALLPHQELPLRIFEPRYAALVRHCVGRGEPFGVVLISQGREVGGGESRCDVGTLAEINECIDHGEGRYELHCRTGERIRICEWLPDAPYPRATVRPWPDEPGEPVTDAQCLDIEDRVMALFERVATARGAQLPGRDVVLGRADPAVDTSDAGQRLFALAARVPIGPADRYSVLAAPSAAERLLALREALDSVTAIVEFELSGN; from the coding sequence ATGGCACCCGAACCCGTTGAGTTGGCAATATTTCCGCTCGAATCGGCGCTACTGCCGCATCAAGAATTGCCGCTGCGCATCTTCGAGCCCCGCTACGCCGCCTTGGTGCGGCATTGCGTAGGGAGAGGCGAGCCCTTTGGCGTGGTTCTGATTTCCCAAGGGCGCGAGGTCGGCGGCGGTGAGTCGCGGTGTGACGTCGGGACGCTGGCCGAGATCAACGAATGCATCGACCACGGCGAGGGCCGCTACGAGCTGCACTGCCGAACAGGGGAGCGAATCCGAATCTGCGAGTGGCTGCCCGACGCCCCCTACCCCCGGGCGACGGTGCGGCCCTGGCCCGACGAGCCCGGGGAGCCGGTGACCGACGCCCAATGCCTGGATATCGAAGATCGCGTAATGGCGTTGTTCGAGCGGGTCGCTACCGCGCGCGGGGCTCAGCTGCCGGGTCGCGATGTGGTCCTCGGGCGCGCCGACCCCGCGGTTGACACGTCCGATGCCGGCCAGCGCCTGTTTGCGTTGGCGGCACGGGTCCCGATCGGACCAGCCGACCGCTACTCGGTTCTGGCGGCACCGTCAGCTGCCGAGCGGCTGCTAGCGCTGCGCGAGGCCCTCGACTCGGTCACGGCGATTGTGGAGTTCGAGCTGTCGGGCAACTAG
- the thiC gene encoding phosphomethylpyrimidine synthase ThiC codes for MTITVEPSVTTGPIAGSNKAYLDLASVPGARVPFRRVNLSNGDHFDLYDTSGPYTDPTAVIDLTAGLPPRPGVFADRGTQLQRARAGEITAEMAFIAAREGMPAELVRDEVARGRAVIPANHKHPEMEPMIIGKAFAVKVNANIGNSAVTSSIAEEVDKMVWATRWGADTIMDLSTGKNIHETREWILRNSPVPVGTVPIYQALEKVKGDPTELTWELYRDTVIEQCEQGVDYMTVHAGVLLRYVPLTAKRVTGIVSRGGSIMAAWCLAHHRESFLYTNFAELCEIFARYDVTFSLGDGLRPGSIADANDAAQFAELRTLGELTKIAKAHGAQVMIEGPGHIPMHKIVENVRLEEELCEEAPFYTLGPLATDIAPAYDHITSAIGAAIIAQAGTAMLCYVTPKEHLGLPDRKDVKDGVIAYKIAAHAGDLAKGHPRAQERDDALSTARFEFRWNDQFALSLDPDTAREFHDETLPAEPSKTAHFCSMCGPKFCSMRITQDVRDYAAAHGLETEEDIEAALASGMAEKSREFAEQGNRVYLPITQ; via the coding sequence ATGACCATCACCGTAGAACCATCAGTGACCACTGGACCCATCGCGGGTAGTAACAAGGCCTACCTCGATCTGGCCAGCGTTCCCGGAGCCCGGGTGCCATTCCGGCGGGTGAACCTGTCCAACGGTGACCACTTCGACCTCTACGACACTTCGGGTCCGTACACGGATCCGACCGCCGTGATCGACCTGACCGCCGGTCTCCCGCCTCGTCCAGGCGTGTTCGCTGACCGCGGCACCCAACTGCAACGCGCACGCGCCGGCGAGATCACCGCCGAGATGGCGTTTATCGCCGCCCGCGAGGGCATGCCGGCAGAGCTGGTTCGCGACGAGGTCGCCAGGGGACGCGCGGTGATTCCGGCTAACCATAAACACCCCGAAATGGAGCCGATGATCATCGGCAAGGCGTTCGCGGTCAAGGTCAACGCGAACATCGGAAACTCCGCCGTGACATCGTCGATCGCCGAGGAGGTCGACAAGATGGTGTGGGCGACCCGCTGGGGGGCCGACACCATCATGGATTTGTCCACCGGCAAGAACATTCACGAGACCCGCGAATGGATTCTGCGTAATTCGCCGGTTCCGGTCGGCACCGTGCCCATCTACCAAGCGCTGGAGAAGGTCAAGGGCGACCCCACCGAACTCACCTGGGAGCTCTACCGCGACACGGTGATCGAGCAATGTGAGCAGGGCGTGGACTACATGACCGTGCACGCCGGAGTGCTGCTGCGGTATGTGCCGTTGACCGCCAAGAGGGTGACCGGCATCGTCAGCCGCGGCGGGTCGATCATGGCCGCCTGGTGCCTGGCTCATCATCGGGAGTCGTTCCTGTACACGAATTTCGCGGAGCTGTGCGAGATCTTCGCACGCTACGACGTCACTTTCTCGCTCGGCGACGGGTTGCGGCCCGGATCGATCGCCGACGCCAACGACGCCGCCCAGTTCGCCGAGCTGCGCACTCTGGGCGAGCTAACGAAGATAGCGAAAGCCCATGGTGCACAGGTCATGATCGAGGGACCCGGGCACATCCCGATGCACAAGATTGTCGAGAACGTGCGGCTGGAAGAGGAACTGTGCGAGGAGGCTCCCTTCTACACGTTGGGCCCGCTGGCTACCGACATCGCGCCCGCCTACGACCACATCACGTCCGCAATCGGCGCGGCCATCATCGCGCAGGCGGGTACCGCGATGCTCTGCTACGTCACCCCGAAGGAGCACCTCGGGCTGCCGGACCGCAAGGATGTCAAGGACGGGGTGATCGCCTACAAGATCGCCGCGCACGCCGGCGATCTCGCCAAGGGGCACCCCCGCGCCCAGGAACGCGACGACGCGCTATCGACCGCGCGTTTCGAGTTCCGCTGGAACGATCAGTTCGCGCTGTCGCTAGACCCTGACACCGCACGAGAATTCCACGACGAGACCCTGCCGGCCGAGCCGTCCAAGACGGCGCACTTCTGCTCGATGTGCGGGCCAAAGTTCTGCTCGATGCGCATCACCCAAGATGTGCGTGACTACGCGGCCGCACACGGGCTCGAGACCGAAGAGGACATCGAAGCCGCGCTTGCGTCCGGGATGGCTGAAAAGTCACGCGAGTTCGCCGAGCAGGGCAACCGGGTGTACCTTCCGATCACCCAGTGA
- a CDS encoding LytR C-terminal domain-containing protein: MNERVPDSSGLPLRAMVMVLLFLGVIFLLLGWQALGSSDNPEDASAPLSVNTTTTTTTTTTSPTSATPEASQAEVRVYNISGVDGIAARTADQLKEAGFTVTEIGNLELPDVAGTTVYYGDEGERATADAIGENLEAPVEQRLPELSDEPPGVIVVVTG, from the coding sequence ATGAACGAGCGCGTACCCGACTCCTCGGGGCTTCCCCTGCGGGCCATGGTGATGGTGCTGTTGTTCCTCGGCGTCATTTTCCTGCTGCTCGGATGGCAGGCCCTTGGCTCGTCGGACAACCCTGAGGATGCCTCCGCACCGCTATCGGTGAACACGACCACGACCACGACCACGACTACGACCAGCCCGACAAGCGCCACGCCCGAGGCGAGCCAGGCCGAGGTGCGCGTCTACAACATTTCGGGAGTCGACGGTATCGCCGCGCGCACGGCGGACCAGCTCAAGGAGGCCGGTTTCACGGTCACCGAAATCGGAAACCTGGAGCTGCCCGACGTCGCCGGGACCACGGTCTACTACGGGGACGAGGGGGAGCGGGCCACCGCGGACGCGATCGGCGAAAACCTGGAAGCCCCGGTCGAGCAGCGTCTTCCGGAGCTCTCGGATGAGCCCCCCGGGGTCATCGTCGTCGTGACGGGTTGA
- a CDS encoding peptide deformylase: MAVIPIRIVGDPVLHTATTPVEVAADGSLPADVAELITTMYETMDAAHGVGLAANQIGYGLRLFVYDCADDRGNAGRRRGVVINPVLETSEIPETMPDPDKDEEGCLSVPGESFPTGRATWARVTGLDADGGPVTIEGTGLFARMLQHETGHLDGFLYLDRLIGRHARSAKRAVKSHGWGVPGLSWLPGEGPDPFGH, translated from the coding sequence ATGGCAGTCATCCCCATTCGCATCGTGGGAGATCCCGTCTTGCACACCGCAACGACGCCGGTGGAGGTCGCCGCCGACGGCTCCTTACCGGCCGATGTGGCCGAATTGATCACCACGATGTACGAGACCATGGACGCTGCTCACGGGGTCGGATTGGCAGCGAACCAGATCGGCTACGGACTACGGCTGTTCGTATACGACTGCGCCGACGACCGCGGCAACGCAGGCCGCCGCCGCGGCGTGGTCATCAACCCGGTCCTGGAGACCTCCGAAATACCCGAGACCATGCCCGACCCCGACAAGGACGAAGAAGGCTGCCTGTCGGTTCCCGGCGAATCATTTCCCACCGGACGGGCAACATGGGCGCGGGTCACCGGACTCGACGCCGACGGCGGTCCGGTCACGATCGAGGGCACCGGACTATTCGCGCGCATGCTGCAGCACGAGACCGGCCACCTGGACGGATTCCTGTACCTGGACCGACTCATCGGCCGGCATGCCCGCAGCGCCAAGCGGGCCGTCAAGTCCCACGGCTGGGGCGTTCCCGGACTGTCGTGGCTGCCGGGCGAGGGGCCCGATCCGTTCGGCCACTAA
- a CDS encoding glutamate--cysteine ligase: MSSVPVSSPSNRAGARIDFAGSPRPTVGVEWEFALVDAQTRDLSNEATAVIAEIGENPRVHKELLRNTVEVVSGICECAAEAMQDLRETLGPARKIVRDRGMELFCAGTHPFAQWSSQKLTDAPRYAELIKRTQWWGRQMLIWGVHVHVGIRSAHKVMPIMTSLLNYYPHLLALSASSPWWGGEDTGYASNRAMMFQQLPTAGLPFHFQRWAEFEGFVYDQKKTGIIDHMDEIRWDIRPSPHLGTLELRICDGVPDLRELGALVALTHCLVVDLDRRLDAGETLPTMPPWHVQENKWRAARYGLDAVIILDADSNERLVTDDLSDVLTRLEPVAKSLNCSDELAAVFDIYRNGAPYQRQRRVAEEHDGDLRAVVDALVAELEI; the protein is encoded by the coding sequence GTGTCATCGGTTCCAGTTAGCTCGCCGAGCAACAGGGCTGGTGCCCGGATCGATTTCGCCGGTTCACCCCGGCCGACCGTCGGTGTGGAGTGGGAGTTCGCGCTCGTCGACGCCCAGACCCGCGACCTGAGCAACGAAGCCACCGCGGTCATCGCCGAGATCGGCGAAAACCCGCGCGTGCACAAGGAATTGCTGCGCAACACCGTCGAAGTCGTCAGCGGAATCTGTGAATGCGCGGCAGAAGCGATGCAGGACTTGCGCGAGACATTGGGTCCCGCACGGAAGATCGTTCGCGATCGGGGGATGGAGCTGTTCTGCGCGGGCACCCACCCGTTCGCCCAATGGTCATCCCAGAAGCTCACCGACGCGCCGCGCTACGCCGAGCTGATCAAGCGCACCCAGTGGTGGGGCCGGCAGATGCTGATCTGGGGCGTGCACGTCCATGTCGGAATTCGCTCGGCGCACAAAGTGATGCCGATCATGACCTCGCTGCTCAACTACTACCCGCATCTGCTGGCGCTGTCCGCCTCCTCACCGTGGTGGGGCGGCGAGGACACCGGATATGCCAGCAATCGGGCGATGATGTTTCAGCAGCTGCCTACCGCCGGATTGCCGTTCCATTTCCAGAGATGGGCGGAGTTCGAAGGATTTGTCTACGACCAGAAGAAGACCGGCATCATCGACCATATGGACGAAATCCGTTGGGACATCAGGCCGTCGCCACATCTGGGCACGCTGGAGTTACGGATCTGCGATGGCGTGCCCGACCTGCGCGAGCTCGGCGCTCTGGTTGCGTTGACGCATTGCCTGGTGGTCGACCTGGACCGCCGACTGGACGCCGGTGAGACGCTGCCGACGATGCCGCCCTGGCATGTCCAGGAGAACAAGTGGCGCGCCGCCCGCTACGGCCTGGACGCCGTGATCATCTTGGACGCCGACAGCAACGAACGACTGGTTACCGACGATCTCAGTGATGTCCTGACCCGGCTGGAGCCGGTCGCGAAATCGCTGAACTGTTCCGACGAACTTGCCGCTGTGTTTGACATATACCGCAATGGTGCGCCATACCAGAGACAACGGCGGGTGGCTGAGGAACATGACGGTGACCTACGCGCCGTCGTTGACGCGTTGGTCGCGGAGTTGGAGATCTGA